In Deinococcus metallilatus, the sequence CCCCAGCAGGACGCCCAGCAGGGGAATCCCGATGCTGAACGCGAGGGCCACCTTGACCAGGGTGCCGCTGAGGGCCTTCATCGCCTTCTGGAGGGGCGTCTTGGGCTCGCGGGCCGCGTCCACCAGCCCGGTGATGCGCCCGATTTCCGTCTGTGTGCCGGTGGCGACCACCACGGCCCGGCCACTTCCCCGGGTGATCACGGTCCCGGCGTAAAGCATGTTGGAACGCTCGGCGAGCGGGGCGTCCGCGGGCAGAACGGCGTGGGCGTCCTTTTCCACCGGAACGGACTCCCCGGTCAGGGCGGACTCGTCGAGGGCGAGCGAGGAGCCTTCCAGCAGCCGCAGGTCCGCCGGGACCCGTTCCCCGGAGCGCAGCAGCACCACGTCCCCCGGCACGAGGTCGGCGGTGTCGATGCTGGTCTCCTGCCCACCCCGCAGCACGGTCGTCCGGGTGGGCACCAGCGTTCCCAGGGCGGCAACGGCCTTTTTCGCGCGGAACTCGATGGTCAGCTCGATGGCGAGGATCGCCGCGATGATGCCCAGGATGGCGAGGGCGTCCCGGGGGTCGCCCCACAGGGCGTACACCATGCCGACGGCGAGCAGCAGCAGGATCATCGGCTCGGTGATCTCTTCCAGGGCGACCCTGAGGAAGGTGACCTGTCGGGGGCGCACACGGACGTTGGGGCCGAACTGAGCGAGGCGTTCCCGCGCGGCGGCCTCGCTCAGTCCGCGCTCGGGCGAGGCGGCCAGGTCCCGGAGGGTGAGCCCGGGGTCCTGGGCGTGGGGCAACGCCGCCTTGGGCTCGGCCGTCACGCCTCGTCCTCCCCGCCCTGCCCGCGCAGGGCGCCCGCCTCGCGCTGGTATACCTGCCCGGCGAACGCGCCGACCTCCTCGGTCACGCCCGCCAGGGCGCGGGCCGCGTCCCGGTAGCCCTCGCTGTTCTCCACGTCCCGGGCCTCCACCCGCCCCAGCCAGGCCCGCAGGCGTTCCAGGGCGCTCTCCATGTCCTCCAACTCGGCGAAGGTGAACTTCCCCGCCCGCGTTTCCTTGTCGAGTTCCGCGCGCAGCACCCCCACCTGCTCGTGGAACTCGGCGTACTCGGCGGCGCGTTCCTCCTGCACCCGGCGGGTGAGCCGCCGCGCCTCCTCCCCCTCGCTCACGACGTGCAGGACATGCGCCTCGCCGCCAAAGGAGCGGACTTCCCCCGCCACGGCGTCCAGGGCTTGCCGGTTCCCCTCCCGGTCGGGCAGGAAGCACACCGACTGCTGGAGGTACAGCGCCCCCAGTTGTTTGGTGCGCCGCCAGATCGTCACCCGCGCGGTCGAGGGCTCCTTGGGCACCCGGTAGATCAGCAACCAGCCTTCCATGCGGGGAAGTGTAACACCTGTTTCTTCTCCTATTGCAATTCTTGTTCTACCCTGACGCGACCATGACCCGCGGACACCACCACCGGCACCTGGACCGCCTGGATCACCTGCTCAGGACGCACTGGCGCACCCTGCTGCTGCTGTTCGCGCTGGTATTGCTGCCCTTGTGGGGCTTCGGGGAGATCGCCGAGCAGCTCCTCCAGAAAGAACCCATCCCCTTCGAGGTGCCGCTGATGCTGTGGATTCACGGGCACGCCAGCGCGTTTCAGAACGGGGTGGCCGTGACCTTCTCGCTGCTGGGCAGCGCGCGGGGGATGATTCCCATTGCCCTGGTGTTGTTCGTGGTGCTGTACCGGCTGCGGCACCGCCTGGCGTGGTTCGCGCTGCTCTCGCTGGG encodes:
- a CDS encoding Chromate resistance protein ChrB yields the protein MEGWLLIYRVPKEPSTARVTIWRRTKQLGALYLQQSVCFLPDREGNRQALDAVAGEVRSFGGEAHVLHVVSEGEEARRLTRRVQEERAAEYAEFHEQVGVLRAELDKETRAGKFTFAELEDMESALERLRAWLGRVEARDVENSEGYRDAARALAGVTEEVGAFAGQVYQREAGALRGQGGEDEA